A genomic segment from Kyrpidia tusciae DSM 2912 encodes:
- a CDS encoding globin domain-containing protein yields the protein MLQPFAPDQTPYELIGGAETVQRLVNAFYKRVGQHPDLKPIFPEDLTPVARRQYKFLTQFFGGPPLYSQEYGPPMLRARHMPHPITPKRAKAWLSCMAEALEEAGIEEPMRGFLFQRLTMTAHHMINTPDDEDSADTASTGPERP from the coding sequence ATGTTACAGCCCTTCGCCCCGGATCAAACGCCCTATGAGTTGATCGGAGGCGCCGAGACCGTTCAGCGTCTTGTAAACGCTTTTTATAAACGGGTCGGGCAACACCCGGACCTAAAGCCCATTTTCCCGGAAGACCTCACCCCCGTGGCCCGGAGGCAGTATAAATTTCTCACGCAATTTTTCGGCGGTCCCCCCTTGTATTCCCAAGAATACGGCCCGCCCATGCTCCGGGCCCGCCATATGCCTCACCCCATCACCCCGAAACGGGCCAAGGCGTGGTTGTCATGCATGGCCGAAGCCCTGGAAGAGGCGGGAATTGAGGAACCTATGCGCGGTTTTTTGTTCCAGCGGCTCACCATGACCGCCCACCACATGATCAACACTCCGGACGATGAGGATTCGGCCGACACAGCGTCGACTGGCCCCGAGCGACCATAA